A genomic region of Cyprinus carpio isolate SPL01 chromosome B13, ASM1834038v1, whole genome shotgun sequence contains the following coding sequences:
- the LOC109065612 gene encoding uncharacterized protein LOC109065612: protein MSRKNTIGPEYFRLRENERLMRTHETMVDFINDRPANHGFLDALSFGYGFVPELDRFAAHFTGYEGSSDEDYYYDDDDDDDDRYAIRTNNRYCGFSRNFLERSLPKPSRHITAEEAERNAKELMDEEEKLKKKAEKKKQKKMRQKERRRLEKLEKENADKEKNKPVQVDPVPEKTKHADKNENKIKNKNGSSVPPGPQCASAPVQSSDSSSEDSGDDSEEDSTMKPEELDMNSCFVSNAAAIAKRQLEQKPKPDKKHAQANLRKQRGSEQKDSTPPRKQTDIKEEKSEETVSANDLITRSMELAVIGNQYAMSGNLEMAVKYFTDAIKHNPKEYKLFGNRSYCYEKMLHYEKALNDADIALSMNPKWIKGLYRKGKALVGLKRYYEARLTYNEVLKLDSTCKDAAEEMMRVQLMQLMEMGFTKEQSSNALILHGTVEKALESLSGLSGLSPVLVPGECEFMSVKQNPQPQAKFPLRPLPQNQPRPSIPTASPVRHRPPELFPIWVGDLVPSITEPKLYDLFRSVGHVHSVRVLQMRHCAFVNYTKKEDCEKAIEDFHGYPIDGTTLVVRYPDRIHTRLGVSRDASTESSGKNGKQPDECYFWRTNGCIKNGCTYKHIPENKGIDRYKAKSHP, encoded by the exons ATGTCAAGAAAGAACACCATAGGCCCAG AATACTTCCGGCTGCGTGAAAACGAGCGCCTCATGCGGACTCAC gagacAATGGTCGATTTTATAAATGATAGACCTGCAAACCACGGCTTTTTAGATGCCTTAAGTTTTGGTTATGGGTTTG ttCCAGAATTGGACCGGTTTGCAGCTCACTTTACAGGGTATGAAGGTTCATCTGATGaggattattattatgatgatgatgatgatgatgacgatagGTATGCCATCCGTACAAACAACCGATACTGTGGCTTTTCTCGCAACTTCCTTGAAAGAAGTCTGCCAAAACCATCCAGACACATAACAGCTGAG gaaGCAGAAAGAAATGCAAAAGAGCTAATGGATGAAGAAGAAAAACTTAAGAAAAAGgcagagaagaaaaaacagaaaaagatg AGACAGAAGGAGAGACGTCGGCTGGAAAAATTAGAAAAGGAGAATgcagataaagaaaaaaataaaccg GTTCAAGTTGACCCTGTACCAGAAAAGACTAAACATgctgataaaaatgaaaataaaattaaaaacaaaaatggttcaTCTGTGCCTCCTGGTCCTCAATGCGCCTCAGCACCTGTGCAGAGCAGTGATAGCAGTAGTGAAGACAGTGGAGACGATAGCGAGGAAGACTCAACTATGAAACCAGAA GAGCTTGACATGAATAGCTGCTTTGTGTCAAACGCAGCTGCTATCGCCAAACGCCAACTGGAACAAAAACCTAAACCTGACAAGAAACATGCTCAAGCAAACTTAAGAAAACAACGTGGCTCTGAGCAGAAAGACAGCACTCCGCCACGAAAACAG ACTGATATCAAGGAGGAGAAGTCAGAGGAGACTGTCAGTGCAAATGATTTGATTACGAGAAGCATGGAGTTGGCAG TTATAGGTAACCAGTATGCCATGTCAGGAAACCTGGAAATGgctgtgaaatattttacagatgCTATAAAACACAATCCTAAAGAGTATAA GTTATTTGGGAATCGTTCTTACTGCTATGAAAAGATGCTGCACTATGAAAAAGCTTTAAATGATGCTGATATTGCTCTTTCTATGAACCCCAAATGGATTAAAGGTCTTTACAGAAAAGGCAAAGCGCTTGTTGGACTGAAG AGATACTATGAAGCCAGACTTACATATAATGAAGTGTTAAAACTGGACAGCACATGTAAGGACGCAGCTGAGGAGATGATGAGGGTGCAGCTCATGCAGCTTATG GAAATGGGATTCACTAAAGAGCAGAGTTCAAACGCCCTTATTCTTCATGGAACTGTAGAAAAAGCCTTAGAAAGTCTCTCTGGTCTGTCAG GTTTAAGCCCTGTCCTAGTGCCTGGAGAATGTGAGTTTATGTCTGTAAAGCAAAACCCACAACCTCAAGCTAAATTTCCCCTCAGACCTCTTCCTCAAAATCAGCCTCGACCCAGTATACCAACCGCTTCTCCAGTTCGTCATCGTCCTCC AGAGCTATTCCCCATCTGGGTCGGAGATCTGGTGCCTTCTATAACAGAGCCAAAGCTTTATGACTTATTCAGATC TGTTGGGCATGTCCATAGTGTAAGAGTGTTACAAATGAGACACTGTGCATTTGTTAACTACACCAAGAAGGAGGACTGTGAGAAAGCCATAGAAGATTTCCAT GGTTATCCCATTGATGGGACAACTCTAGTGGTGCGTTATCCAGATAGGATTCACACACGTCTTGGAGTGTCCAGAGATGCATCTACAGAGTCCTCAGGGAAGAATGG CAAACAGCCTGATGAATGTTATTTTTGGAGGACAAATGGCTGCATTAAGAATGGCTGCACTTACAAGCATATACCAGAAAACAAAGGAATTGACCGATATAAAGCCAAATCACACCCCTGA